A DNA window from Pseudomonas wuhanensis contains the following coding sequences:
- a CDS encoding erythromycin esterase family protein, with protein MNTPSQNMLDHLYGTHTHIDEASIVPLLRQYADPLPELNSPAFGEMFDRYADARVVMIGEASHGTSDFYRTRAAITQRLIEQHGFNIVAVEADWPDAGHVDRYARGLARSAWARHIFSRFPTWMWRNTDVKAFTHWLHQYNHQHAPEQRVEFRGLDVYSLRNSIHEVLSYLDRVDPQLAHEARRRYGCLTPWQDDPALYGHFVERDGIMPCEHAVVEQLNAMLAEQLTGAIKDDEAFFDATQNARVIQAAEQYYRAIYRGSTASWNLRDRHMFDTLRALLEHRGPQAKAVVWAHNSHIGNAAATEMGWKGQFNIGQLCRSAYGRDVVLIGMSTDRGQVAAADDWDGEMLIKDIRPSRPDSWERQFLDAGVPASLTDWRDPQRKELRRALSKPLLERAIGVIYRPASERSSHYFESVLSEQFDAMVWIEQTQPVTALPLPKSQALEPEDETFPFGI; from the coding sequence TTGCGTCAATACGCCGACCCCCTGCCGGAACTGAATTCACCAGCCTTTGGTGAGATGTTCGACCGCTACGCGGATGCACGCGTGGTGATGATCGGTGAAGCCAGCCATGGCACCAGTGATTTCTATCGGACCCGGGCCGCGATTACCCAACGGCTGATCGAGCAGCACGGGTTCAATATCGTGGCCGTTGAAGCAGACTGGCCAGACGCCGGTCATGTGGACCGTTATGCCCGGGGGCTGGCGCGCTCGGCCTGGGCACGACACATTTTCAGCCGGTTCCCGACCTGGATGTGGCGCAACACCGATGTGAAAGCGTTCACCCATTGGCTGCATCAGTACAACCACCAACACGCGCCTGAACAGCGCGTCGAGTTTCGCGGTCTGGACGTTTACAGCTTGCGCAACTCCATCCACGAGGTTCTGAGCTATCTGGACCGTGTCGATCCGCAGCTGGCACATGAAGCACGGCGTCGCTATGGCTGCTTAACCCCGTGGCAGGATGATCCTGCACTGTACGGCCACTTTGTCGAACGCGACGGCATCATGCCCTGCGAACATGCGGTGGTCGAACAGCTCAATGCCATGTTGGCCGAGCAACTGACCGGGGCTATCAAGGACGATGAGGCGTTTTTCGATGCAACCCAGAACGCCCGGGTCATCCAGGCGGCGGAACAATATTACCGAGCGATTTATCGAGGTTCGACCGCCTCCTGGAACCTGCGTGACAGGCACATGTTCGACACATTACGTGCGCTGCTCGAACACCGAGGCCCGCAAGCCAAGGCCGTGGTATGGGCGCACAACTCGCATATCGGCAATGCGGCCGCGACAGAGATGGGCTGGAAAGGTCAGTTCAATATCGGTCAGCTGTGCCGCAGTGCCTATGGGCGCGATGTGGTGCTGATCGGCATGAGCACCGACCGTGGCCAGGTGGCCGCAGCCGATGACTGGGATGGCGAGATGCTTATCAAGGACATCCGGCCGTCCCGGCCAGACAGTTGGGAGCGCCAGTTCCTCGACGCCGGCGTCCCGGCTTCATTGACCGACTGGCGGGATCCACAGCGAAAAGAGCTGCGCCGGGCCCTGTCCAAACCGCTGCTGGAGCGGGCCATCGGTGTGATCTATCGACCCGCCAGCGAGCGTAGCAGCCATTACTTCGAATCAGTGCTGAGCGAACAATTCGACGCCATGGTCTGGATTGAACAGACGCAACCGGTAACCGCGTTGCCCCTGCCGAAAAGCCAGGCGCTGGAACCGGAAGACGAAACCTTTCCATTTGGCATATGA